A genome region from Populus alba chromosome 5, ASM523922v2, whole genome shotgun sequence includes the following:
- the LOC118050469 gene encoding uncharacterized protein isoform X2 — protein sequence MKRFNSSDSLAAFISITSSKDRTQNTNQGYSRDFQAMLDSLEEEDYIEEANLGSEKKRRLTLHQVKALEKNFEVDNKLVPERKLKLAEELCLQPRQVAIWFQNRRARWKTKQLERDYGTLKANYEALNLDYSNLEQKNEALAQKVKELKAKLREEIVDSSHSVKEEYHVSESDNHDFSENKNSSAVTKDHSNVSSSNELMNCFNLTDSRAILGNRYQVYQPHLMKLEEQSLFSAEESCNFFSVDQAPTLHCYFPEQ from the exons ATGAAGCGCTTCAATTCCTCAGATTCCTTGGCAGCTTTCATCTCTATTacttcttcaaaag ATAGGACTCAAAACACCAACCAAGGTTACAGTAGAGATTTTCAGGCAATGCTGGACAGTCTTGAAGAAGAAGACTACATTGAGGAAGCCAACCTTGGAAGTGAGAAGAAACGAAGGTTAACCTTGCATCAAGTTAAGGCCTTGGAGAAGAATTTTGAGGTCGATAACAAGCTTGTGCCAGAGAGAAAGCTGAAATTAGCTGAAGAATTGTGCCTGCAACCACGACAAGTGGCTATTTGGTTCCAAAACCGTCGAGCCCGTTGGAAGACTAAGCAATTGGAAAGAGATTATGGCACCCTTAAGGCAAACTATGAAGCTCTAAATCTTGATTACAGTAATCTTGAACAGAAGAATGAAGCCTTAGCACAAAAG GTAAAAGAATTGAAAGCAAAGTTGAGAGAAGAAATAGTTGATAGCAGTCACTCTGTAAAAGAAGAGTACCATGTTTCAGAGTCAGACAACCATGATTTCAGTGAAAACAAGAATTCGAGTGCAGTCACCAAAGACCACAGCAATGTTTCCTCTTCAAATGAATTGATGAATTGCTTTAATTTAACTGATTCGAGAGCTATTTTGGGGAATAGGTATCAAGTATATCAACCCCATCTTATGAAACTAGAAGAGCAGAGTTTGTTTAGCGCTGAGGAATCATGCAATTTCTTTTCAGTTGATCAAGCTCCCACGCTTCATTGCTATTTTCCTGAACAATAA
- the LOC118050469 gene encoding uncharacterized protein isoform X1, producing the protein MKRFNSSDSLAAFISITSSKEDRTQNTNQGYSRDFQAMLDSLEEEDYIEEANLGSEKKRRLTLHQVKALEKNFEVDNKLVPERKLKLAEELCLQPRQVAIWFQNRRARWKTKQLERDYGTLKANYEALNLDYSNLEQKNEALAQKVKELKAKLREEIVDSSHSVKEEYHVSESDNHDFSENKNSSAVTKDHSNVSSSNELMNCFNLTDSRAILGNRYQVYQPHLMKLEEQSLFSAEESCNFFSVDQAPTLHCYFPEQ; encoded by the exons ATGAAGCGCTTCAATTCCTCAGATTCCTTGGCAGCTTTCATCTCTATTacttcttcaaaag AAGATAGGACTCAAAACACCAACCAAGGTTACAGTAGAGATTTTCAGGCAATGCTGGACAGTCTTGAAGAAGAAGACTACATTGAGGAAGCCAACCTTGGAAGTGAGAAGAAACGAAGGTTAACCTTGCATCAAGTTAAGGCCTTGGAGAAGAATTTTGAGGTCGATAACAAGCTTGTGCCAGAGAGAAAGCTGAAATTAGCTGAAGAATTGTGCCTGCAACCACGACAAGTGGCTATTTGGTTCCAAAACCGTCGAGCCCGTTGGAAGACTAAGCAATTGGAAAGAGATTATGGCACCCTTAAGGCAAACTATGAAGCTCTAAATCTTGATTACAGTAATCTTGAACAGAAGAATGAAGCCTTAGCACAAAAG GTAAAAGAATTGAAAGCAAAGTTGAGAGAAGAAATAGTTGATAGCAGTCACTCTGTAAAAGAAGAGTACCATGTTTCAGAGTCAGACAACCATGATTTCAGTGAAAACAAGAATTCGAGTGCAGTCACCAAAGACCACAGCAATGTTTCCTCTTCAAATGAATTGATGAATTGCTTTAATTTAACTGATTCGAGAGCTATTTTGGGGAATAGGTATCAAGTATATCAACCCCATCTTATGAAACTAGAAGAGCAGAGTTTGTTTAGCGCTGAGGAATCATGCAATTTCTTTTCAGTTGATCAAGCTCCCACGCTTCATTGCTATTTTCCTGAACAATAA
- the LOC118050467 gene encoding uncharacterized protein, with translation MPLGLITGIGRAMRRKRTSSLDILSSKRAPRNYYKGKNCKPTGFHTRKGGYVVVPEKLPNYVVPDLTDFMLKPYVSQCLTEVKTTEASESAK, from the exons ATGCCGTTGGGATTGATAACCGGGATAGGGAGGGCGATGAGGAGGAAGCGGACGTCATCGCTGGACATTCTTTCGTCAAAACGGGCTCCCCGTAATTACTACAAGGGAAAGAATTGCAAGCCCACGGGTTTTCACACTCGTAAAG GTGGGTATGTTGTTGTACCGGAGAAACTGCCCAACTATGTAGTCCCTGATTTGACAGACTTCATG ctCAAACCATATGTGTCTCAATGTCTGACGGAGGTTAAAACAACTGAAGCATCTGAATCTGCTAAGTAG